The proteins below are encoded in one region of Rana temporaria chromosome 2, aRanTem1.1, whole genome shotgun sequence:
- the AMIGO1 gene encoding amphoterin-induced protein 1: MRLPCVFWPQLFWAFSLCFLETVTKSEASPLNCQETCVCASDVISCSKKELGVVPSGLPKYIAMLDLSHNNLMRIRAEWTTYPLKTLHTLLLSHNHLTFVSPEAFLQTPNLRHLDISCNKLRTLEENAFSALENLEVLLLYKNKLVDIDRSAFDELNHLQKLYLSHNSMQRFPLELVKDGEKLPELTLLDLSFNHMKVLPVKQLRALPAWLSNRLYLHGNQLTCNCELYELFWHWHVRQLASTIDFREELQCYPPAQPRTVSVNVFSLNDGMNCSVVRETGMEAHLEETVTLNCDTKQRGVNLIWVTPGNEWIQKHVDGTEGNRTIHVLGNGSLQIKRIRLEDKGTYTCYAQGEVLNETLYVTLTVFNFTQHVHQDTLNTAYTTLVGCVASVILVLIYLYMTPCRCWCRPGDRGQGEDRDSIRSSSLSATPNHETTSDKAALSRHVAFLDPPGDLQGQNGKLKPNGSQEAPGIKGHQLQQSSPHRKLSDPGSISSVFSDTPIVV, from the coding sequence ATGAGGCTGCCCTGTGTCTTCTGGCCACAACTGTTCTGGGCCTTCAGTCTGTGTTTTTTAGAAACAGTAACAAAATCAGAAGCATCTCCACTTAACTGCCAGGAAACTTGTGTCTGTGCCAGTGATGTTATCAGTTGCTCTAAGAAGGAACTGGGAGTGGTTCCGAGTGGTTTACCAAAGTATATAGCAATGTTAGACCTCAGTCACAACAACCTGATGAGAATACGGGCTGAATGGACCACATATCCACTAAAAACACTTCACACGTTATTACTGTCACATAATCATTTAACCTTTGTATCCCCTGAAGCTTTTCTTCAGACCCCCAACCTCCGTCATTTGGACATATCCTGTAATAAACTGCGCACACTTGAGGAGAATGCATTTAGTGCTCTGGAAAACCTGGAAGTACTTCTtctctataaaaataaattagtaGATATTGATCGCAGTGCATTTGATGAACTGAACCATTTACAAAAGTTATACCTGAGCCATAATTCAATGCAACGCTTCCCTCTAGAACTGGTGAAAGATGGAGAGAAATTGCCAGAGCTTACATTACTTGATCTCTCCTTCAATCACATGAAAGTTCTCCCAGTAAAACAGCTTCGGGCGCTACCTGCTTGGCTGAGTAACAGGCTATATCTACATGGAAATCAACTGACCTGCAACTGTGAATTATATGAACTTTTCTGGCACTGGCATGTACGTCAGTTGGCATCCACCATAGatttcagagaagaattacagtgtTATCCACCTGCCCAGCCACGGACTGTCTCAGTAAATGTGTTTTCCCTCAATGACGGTATGAACTGCAGTGTTGTAAGAGAGACTGGAATGGAGGCACATCTTGAGGAGACAGTCACCTTAAACTGTGACACCAAACAAAGAGGTGTAAACCTAATTTGGGTTACTCCTGGGAATGAATGGATACAAAAACATGTTGATGGGACAGAGGGAAATCGTACCATACATGTGCTTGGGAATGGCAGTCTTCAAATAAAACGGATCCGTTTGGAAGACAAAGGGACATATACTTGCTATGCTCAAGGTGAAGTTCTGAATGAGACTCTGTATGTCACACTCACTGTATTCAACTTTACACAGCATGTCCACCAGGATACACTAAATACAGCATATACCACTTTAGTGGGATGTGTGGCTAGTGTTATTCTAGTGCTGATTTACTTATACATGACACCATGTCGCTGCTGGTGTCGGCCAGGTGATAGGGGACAAGGAGAGGACAGGGATAGCATCCGCTCCTCGAGCCTCAGTGCCACCCCCAACCATGAGACTACTAGTGACAAGGCAGCTCTCAGTCGTCATGTGGCTTTTCTGGATCCCCCTGGAGATCTGCAAGGTCAGAATGGTAAACTAAAACCAAATGGTTCACAAGAAGCTCCTGGAATAAAAGGCCACCAGCTACAGCAATCATCACCACACCGGAAGCTGTCAGATCCAGGATCTATCAGTTCAGTATTCTCTGACACTCCAATTGTGGTGTGA